The genome window CCAcagcactgattattttcctctaacagcatgtccacaaatgttttattcctcttccacCACAGCAATTCACCAGCAattacaaattttatttattaaagaatgacacattgtactttttatccatttatggttacattATAGTTACATGTTGCAGAATGTCTGCAAACTgatttagttcctgttctcgcttattttataacagctataaacatcgTTCCTTCACCaacctctctttctgtcttgaagttaacaagacactggagactccttccataaatattatataaacatctccttgCAGAGAATGAATAGAAATCATAAAacgtatatttaacaaattgttcatcaaaaaacaactaagaatagttaataaaaatatgtttaaatatggaATTAAATCGAGTTATAGAGTGTTCCTGATGTTCTCTAACAGGAAACATGCTACGGGTAAAAACATGCATTAAAAAGTTCCTTTCTAAATGATTCTTTTTACTTTTAGTTATTTCCCAAACTAATTCTACACAGTTAACTCTACACACTGCAGTGTGAATGGCTCTTAGTGAAACACCCTTGTCATTAGTAAAAGGGAAATgtttctgtataaactctagaaaACACAGGTTGGTGTAATAGTATGTGACATTTAATCAGAATATTCAAGTTATAAAGCTAACACATTACTACTAATTTCAACAACAAACTAATAACAAATACCTGAGGAAGACACACGTCTGCCATGCTGCTGTCTGATTGTCTTCTTTCACAAGCACAGATGAGCTCTGACTTGGTCTGCTTTCTGTTTTGTGCCTCGCCTTTAAAGGCCACAGGTAGTTATGTACACAGGCCACAGAACACTTGGTGGGAATTCCCTGAATgctgacattttcactttgtcCCTCCTCTAAGTGAGGAGTCAGGCAGAAGAGAGGGAAAAGCCCAGTACAAACCCAACaagacaaaagaacaaaaatggtCTTATATTATTAGCCCTGAAAGCACCTTAAATCTGTTTCGGAGGATTTGGAGCGAAACTTAATGTCAGTAAATAGTTATTATCTCGTGTTTGTTTTGAAATCTCTTTAgtaatgtgttgttgttgttgttgttgttaatagaCCAGAGATGAAGTGATATAAAAAGACTAAGTTTCAAAGTGTGATTTCACTGTTTTCCTTTTCGAATCCTGTACCAGGAGTTACCAAGACTAGCACTCAGATACCGATACCTTTACAATATTCTTGTGTATGTAAAAATGTCTAGAGAGAATTCGTAAACATGATGAATATCAGTAATTATATAATATCCATGTTTGATGCTTCAGTATGAGTTTGTGCATCACGCGTTTGCACCACATTATCAATATACCCAGGATCAAATCCCTACACCTAGAAAATGTTGAACTTTTAATGGCTCTTTGTTTGTTCTTCAGGgggaacctttaaaggttctacatagaaccctacaacagagtgtttcctTATCAGAAACGGTTCCAAGGGAAGCACTTTTTGAAGGCTAAGAACCGTTAAATATCCTTTAAAGAACCTTTTGTTTTAAGCGTGTACACACATTTCTCCTTCAGGACGCTTGGTGTGATGTTCTCTGAGATCTAAACACACTCACGGTACAACATCTCTCTGCTTCAGTGTAGAGATGAGAGCAggaatgtttttgtatttttgttttgttcctgtgtgtgatattttctaaTGCAAAGGTTCATGAAGTGGGTTCCAGGAACCGCAGGGGTCcatgaagcatagccagggggTAGCTATTAGTGCCTTCTTATCATTATTACCCTGTTTGATTTGTCACTtggcttaataataataataatgatgatgataataataataataagtaataataataataataataataataacaagtaATAATGTGACCCTGACTTTAAACAAGCTCAAGAACTTGTGTTCTAATCAACTTTATTCACTACAAAAAATGGCATCTTAGTAAGATAAAGTATCGTGTATAAAGTCAAAGTGATCttttataagattacaatacaGAAAGTATGAGATATTTAAACCTATTTATAGacattttactcatttaaagCTTGAACCAGGATGCTGAAGTTACTATGGAGGGATGAATTAATGCATCATATCGATTTTTATTGAATCACACCTACTTCACCCAGCGTTATACACAGCCTCCATCTAaacaccttcttcttcttcttcttcttcagacgGTATGAAGTTTAGCACCTCATTTCTCTCGTACtttcttttaattcatttcttGTATTGCTTCCTTATTTATTTGTCCtataattgattttatttattagtatgCACACAGATTGAAATATCCGGCACTGGTATAAACTAGTGTTGGTCTGTCTCAGGTCAGGAACCCTTACAGATGATCTCGACGCCTCGTATCGTGGTGTCTTCTCACGTTTTGCACGTTTTGTCTGGATGAAAGCGGAAGTATAAACGACAGACCTTCATTCTGTACAGTGATTAAGGCCGATAAATAATGGCaaaactttataaataaaacgttGAACACTTCTGTTTCTACGATTCTgtgatgaatttatttatttttaagaagaaTATAAGATAGATATATTAGAAAAATAGTAGCTGTGGAATAATATGACAGTAAGATCAGTAAATATGATAACGGTTACAGTCAGCAGAAATCAAGTTCATTTCAAATCATGAAATAGAACACAGTGTGATGATCCTACATACACAGAGTAAGTGACAGTTTACACCTAATGATATGAGATTTCTGCATGTTCTTtgtaatatattcatattattgATTGTCTCTGGTGCTGAATAATGAAAGATAAATCTACCCGGTTTTACTTTAAAGCAGACCTGAGAATGAAGTTCTTCACAGGAGTGAAAAGAGTTCAGATTAATTTTACGGATGAAGAGAGAGGTGTAACATCCGGTCTCTTATCCTCCACGGCATCTCTGGAAGGTGATGAACACGGCCCCGGGCTTCACCCCCAGATCTCTCAGGATCGCGTCTGCTGCAACTGATTTGCCGTTGAAGGCGAGGTGTAGCTCTTTCCCCAGCTCAGGCCTTATCTGCAGGTACTTCTTGATCAATGCGTCAACGGTGTCGGTGATCTTCAGGTTAATTGGGATGTTGATATTCTTAGAAGGGTCAAACACCAGTACGTCAAGGATGTCAGGCTGAGTAGATCCTGGGGCATCATCATACACCTTTAGAAAGCTGTGAGTGGTTTGACCCAACTGTGGATGAAACTTGGACTGATGGACAACCTGAGGAGAACTGGCTTTTGGCAAAACCTTGCcttgctgagagagagagagagaaagagagagagagagagagagaaagagatgggaAGAAGGtgcaattaaaaagaaataagttTGACACCAGATccatatgaatattttttttttaacaaaaagaaaagttatttttcaGTTTCGGCACATAAGAAGCCTGTCTTGAATAGATCTTGAATATAAAAACACTTATAAAGTTAAAGTGTCCCTGATGTTCTCTAACAGGAAAACATGCCACAAGAGTAAAAATCTGAGAAAGAAAGTCTGTGTTCTATTAACtgtaaaaacactgaataacAAAAAGTGCTGAAATAAGCATGACATACCGGAGCACAGACTTTTGTAGCCATCTTCTCTCGTTAGATGCTCTGTTGTGTCTGCTTGTGTCTGTCGTCTGCTCTCGCTGCTGCCTGCTACTTTCCTTTTATAGAGTATAAAAAAAGATGGGGGAAGTCCCAAGGTCAGATCAACTCCTCTCTCGTGGCAAAAggtttgtaaataaatgaaagagaaaCGATTGTAAAATATTGTCTCTAGAATAAGAACACACAAGAATCTGTTTTCCTCAAGGAACACAGCTACTCGTTATTAACATGCACCTGCTTTCCCCTGAAGTCTAACCACCAATGGGTGAAAATAACTTTACTTAAAGCTGCAGCGTGCAAGATTTTTGTTTGCACTTGAATTCCTGTAATCGTAAATTCATCAGAACTAACGAGTTTTCAACAAGCTAACTTTAATCTCACACTAAAGTCCTTCACAAATCCATCATAATGATGAGGATTCAAATTCTCGCTCTTAAATCCtgagatttaaactcacaaccttctggtcaTGAGAGCAGAATGTTTTACCTCCATCACTGCTCTCAACACTGCAGTCGTGGATTTGAATCAATGTTCTGCATGTAATAAACATCTTGCATATCATAGTTAAACCACGCTGCTGCTGAgatctggactgtgattggtcagaaggtggtggtgagttctctataacagctgctcggacagtagcgcaggtttatattaacgctctCGCTCTAATacgttgtcgtttctatagtaacggctcgttcacagagACGCGTACAGTGCACGCTCCACATAAACCGATTTAAAAAATcactgaagttttctgtaaggagaaatgtgcTTATTtcacgtgtatggaaggagtctccagtgtcagcagtcagaggtgaagctgtaacttgaggttttcagacatcttcaggacagagtttacacttttactggattctcagtaacacgacaagctgcataatttttattttattattattaaggaaaGCTCTGTGAGGGAGTGAATGTTTAGAGCTGCTTTAACataaatgagaacaggaacttaTTTCtccataaaatgtaactataaacagataaaaatgacagtctttaataaataaacattgttaATGGACTTCAGGTTGGTAACAGGAaatccacttcatcacaccaccccgtgaTTGTTTACTGCTTACTTTTAAAACACGTgactgcagagagagaaagtgaaacaGATTTGAGTGCggtaaagagaaagagaaatgttcTAACAGTTCAGGACGAGACCAAACCTCTGAGGAAAGCACCGGGTTTTATGCTGCTTGTTTACATACTGGACACCCCACATAAAAGTCCCACTGATGTTTGCCAAAAAACTACctacagtgctgcttgaaagtttgtgaaccctttagaattttctccATTACTGCATAAATACAACCCAACACATCATCAGATTATCACCAGTCCTAAAAGTTGATAAataacccgattaaacaaatgagataaaatattatagtcatttatttattgaggaaaataatccaatattacatgtctgtgagtggcaaaagtatgcagacatctgatgttttaggtcctatttatgcagaaatatagaaaattctaaagggttcacaaactttcaagcaccactgtacattgtgtctctcacacacacagccaattTATTTACAGGTCAcatccactgtgtgtgtgtgtgtgtgtgtgtgtgtgttcagtctaTACATCATAGTAAAGTGAAATGAATCACTTTAATCAGGAGACGTTAATGTCTTTAGTGTCTGTTCATCTTTTATTCTCCTTTGGGTGCTTTTCTGACGGTGGGAGGAGTTTTCTGCAGCACAGACAGAGTATCTCGCTTCTCTATCTTCCTCAGCTGCTTCTTCTTCATGCGTTTCAGTTTGGCCGTGTTACGTAtctgaaagaaaaaggaaaaaaaggatcAGGAAGTGGAGAAGAAGGAGCGATTAgggaacatttcatttaaaaaaaaaaaactgcgtcGACTTTCTTTCATCGTCTGGAAAACGCTTTTAAACGAGGGCCAAGCGATGTATCGTATGACGGCATAATATCAACACTGTGATAAGTTATTCAGTGTTTTTTATAGCAATTACAAACTCTGATTagtgttgaatcattttgatcatCTATAAAGCAATTCATCGGGCCGTAATCTGATCACAGGGACTTTGACGTTACCAGGCCAATAAAATGTTGGTGAATTTCCCTGAATAGACAAGAGTGAGGGGAAATCCATCACGGAATGTTATAAACACATCCGGAAcgacacaaacacaaagcattTTTTCATCTCGCACGTCGCTCAACAAATTGGTTCACTGGTCGAGTGGGCGTGGCTTAGAAGGAAGTGTGAAAATCAAGAAAACATTCATTCTGTCAGCTATTTTCTACAATAAATTACAAATCTGTagatgtgtgtgtctcagtctcACCACTTGAACAATCTCTGCTTTCTTCTCATTTTCCTCTCGTCTCTTCAGATTTTCTTCCcgtctcttcctcttctcctgtaaaacatttttatacattttttttctgttcacaCCTTTTTTATAACATCTCGAGGTTCAACAATGAATCTGGAGCAAACATTATTCAACTTTAGCGCACAGGACTCGATTAATGCTTTCATTCAGCCTCTGGAACCTACAGtcgctttatcattattttgtaAACTCACCTGTATATCTGCACTTGGAGCAGGAATTTTTGCACCACCTTGTGGTGAAGTTCTCTCATGACATGTTACTTGTAGCAATTCTGATGTCTTGTACTCGGTTATGAATGCATCTATACTTTAtccatttaataaaaaacacacacacacacacacacacacacacacacacacacacacacacacacacctccttctctctgGCCTTCACATCTTTGAGCTGTTGGTGGTACTGCTTCACCATCTCCTTCTCCCTCTTGGCCTCCATCTTCTTCTGCCAGGAGCTGCGCAGAGGTTTATCACGCAACAGAGCAGAGAACCTACAACACACccattgtactggttttaatggaactgtaatggtccctgtgggtctctactggaaATATGTTGCCTTCTACTGGtggtatgttatgtctagtggagaCTATTAAGGAcaggtaatggttttaatggttatgatggtatttgtagtggaaatcataaaaatttctgtgatggttccTATTGTGGGCAGGAATGGtaggtatttatttgtttgtatatttgtttttgtctaGTGTTATTcagatttaacatttaaaatcatGAATAAACCATTGTACCTAAAAAAATATACCCATTAAagcttttatacatttatataaagcATGTGCTTATAGGGAGTCCTGATGATGATTACACATGGCAGTGTGAGGCTGGATGGAAATGTCtggaatatttaaatattaaacacatttcAAGCAGAACAGGAAGACAAAGTGTGATTAAAATCAAGCTCCTAAATTGTGAGTATTTGTGTTTAATAATCGTGGTTCCGGTATTGAATACAATAATCGCGGTGATGGTTTACTCCGGTATCACTCATCCCTGAGCTGCAGATGGACAGTAAAATGGGGGTAAAGGTtaaaatgaaagtgtgtgtaccTCTGTTTGTTGCGATCTTTCCACACTCGGCCGGATTTGGGTTTTCCCAGCGGGATCATGGCTCTTCCCAGGGTCTGGGTCGGTACCGGAGCGCATGCACTGGGCTGAAGCTGGCTCTCCTGATTGGTCGACATGGCTCGTGTTCCTGCGCGTGAGAGGATGAGTTGTGAGTTTAATTTTAACAGCCGAACCGTCCTCCTGAAACCCCGAAGCACGTGCAGAGTTCCGTGTGTTTACTCAACGTGGGGGAAAAagcgaagaagaagaacaaa of Ictalurus punctatus breed USDA103 chromosome 29, Coco_2.0, whole genome shotgun sequence contains these proteins:
- the ccdc86 gene encoding coiled-coil domain-containing protein 86, producing the protein MSTNQESQLQPSACAPVPTQTLGRAMIPLGKPKSGRVWKDRNKQRFSALLRDKPLRSSWQKKMEAKREKEMVKQYHQQLKDVKAREKEEKRKRREENLKRREENEKKAEIVQVIRNTAKLKRMKKKQLRKIEKRDTLSVLQKTPPTVRKAPKGE